The following are from one region of the Paenibacillus bovis genome:
- a CDS encoding LacI family DNA-binding transcriptional regulator, with protein sequence MANRKKVTIEDVAKKAGVGIATVSRALNDSEGISAKTKARILEIVEEMGFIPNTSAQSLKIRQTRQIALAVPDIRNAIIPDIAWSVEQAAKQHGYRVVQINTLGNARLELETLREVKKLHVDGLVIMPLAYPKTLESLINQSAIPISVINYSKKLSSDLKADIVGMARQEGRLVMEHLLQIGRTRIAYAGAPKDKIEERYLAYEQSLRHVDASLVYFGEDFTFDTGRQAADYFYNLKNMPDAIYAVNDMVAIGIVNRFKELGVKVPEDVAIVGIDNNLWTTVTTPQISSVSIMGNEVGRLAAELLLKRIQSPEPAEYERVEFEPRLIVRESSLAARHYSRQDRE encoded by the coding sequence ATGGCCAACAGGAAAAAAGTAACGATAGAAGATGTAGCCAAAAAAGCGGGCGTTGGTATTGCTACGGTATCGCGCGCTCTGAATGATAGCGAAGGCATCAGTGCCAAGACCAAAGCCCGTATTCTGGAGATTGTCGAGGAGATGGGCTTTATTCCGAATACCTCTGCCCAGAGTCTGAAAATTCGCCAGACCCGGCAGATCGCACTCGCAGTACCGGATATTCGCAATGCGATCATTCCCGATATCGCGTGGTCGGTGGAGCAGGCTGCCAAGCAGCATGGTTATCGTGTAGTACAGATCAATACGCTAGGTAATGCACGGCTGGAGCTGGAGACGCTGCGCGAAGTGAAAAAGCTGCACGTGGATGGTCTGGTGATTATGCCGCTGGCCTATCCGAAAACGTTGGAAAGTCTGATCAATCAGTCGGCTATCCCGATATCCGTTATTAATTACAGCAAAAAGCTCAGTTCCGATCTCAAAGCGGATATTGTCGGCATGGCCCGCCAGGAAGGGCGTCTCGTTATGGAGCATCTGCTGCAGATCGGCCGTACCCGTATCGCTTATGCAGGTGCACCCAAGGACAAGATCGAAGAGCGTTATCTGGCCTATGAACAGTCGCTTCGTCATGTAGATGCTTCGCTTGTGTATTTTGGCGAGGACTTCACTTTTGATACAGGACGACAGGCAGCAGATTACTTTTATAATCTCAAAAATATGCCTGATGCCATCTATGCAGTCAACGATATGGTTGCGATCGGCATCGTGAACCGATTCAAAGAGCTGGGCGTCAAAGTGCCAGAGGATGTTGCCATCGTCGGCATCGATAACAATCTATGGACTACAGTGACCACACCACAGATCAGCTCGGTATCGATTATGGGCAATGAAGTGGGCAGGTTGGCAGCAGAGCTGCTGCTCAAACGTATCCAGTCACCGGAGCCTGCTGAATATGAACGTGTAGAATTCGAACCAAGATTGATTGTCCGCGAATCGAGTCTGGCAGCCAGACATTATTCGCGTCAGGATCGCGAGTAG
- a CDS encoding VWA domain-containing protein has product MAGEPILLNQGQNTNLPPGSMLDVIIQCSAAPSALDISCFMVNDEGKVPSDEYFIFYNQNVDPHQCVQLVEANEQHSRFQLDLNKLLQTPVSKCVFTATLEGTGTFAQVSGCQAVLQIGGQQITYTLSEVTAETALILIEVYKYKDSFKVRAIGRGFFGGLQPLAESFGVEIESSDTSQPQAEASTTAPSVAPAAASHPSAGIPSSAAAPSSAAEPPAPKLTTSLTKIDLLKKKVTLSLQKKNVSPIQARVAVVFDASGSMYSLYKKGIVQEAFERVLAIAAAFDDNGELDVWFFAKDFLRARSVRAEDYENYVERAYKLGSKGGTNNEPPVMEDVIRKYTKEEPNVRIPTYIIFFSDGGVSSKSKIAKLIIDSSRYNLFWQFVGLGNANYGVLRELDDLKGRFVDNANFFELDDISKVSDEELYDRLLSEFPSWIEEARRKSILA; this is encoded by the coding sequence ATGGCTGGAGAACCGATATTACTGAATCAGGGGCAAAATACCAACCTACCACCCGGCAGTATGCTGGATGTAATTATTCAATGCAGTGCTGCACCTTCTGCGCTGGATATCAGCTGCTTTATGGTCAATGACGAAGGTAAGGTCCCTTCCGACGAGTATTTTATTTTTTATAATCAGAATGTAGATCCTCACCAATGTGTGCAGCTGGTAGAAGCGAACGAACAGCATTCCCGCTTTCAATTGGATCTGAACAAACTGCTGCAGACTCCTGTCAGCAAATGCGTATTTACAGCTACCCTGGAGGGTACAGGTACATTCGCTCAGGTGAGCGGTTGCCAGGCAGTATTACAAATAGGCGGACAGCAAATTACATATACCCTATCCGAGGTGACCGCAGAAACGGCACTGATATTGATTGAAGTCTACAAGTATAAAGACAGCTTCAAGGTACGGGCGATTGGCCGGGGATTTTTCGGTGGATTGCAGCCGCTCGCGGAGTCCTTTGGTGTAGAGATCGAGAGCAGCGATACTTCGCAACCGCAAGCCGAGGCTTCGACGACTGCACCTTCCGTTGCACCGGCAGCAGCTTCCCATCCTTCTGCCGGAATCCCCTCCTCTGCCGCTGCTCCTTCGTCGGCAGCAGAGCCCCCAGCACCCAAATTAACGACATCGCTAACCAAGATCGATTTGCTTAAAAAGAAAGTCACCCTGTCTCTTCAAAAGAAAAATGTATCGCCGATCCAGGCACGGGTAGCCGTGGTATTCGATGCTTCCGGTTCCATGTACTCCCTTTACAAAAAAGGGATTGTACAGGAAGCTTTTGAGCGTGTACTGGCGATTGCAGCCGCTTTTGACGATAATGGTGAACTGGATGTGTGGTTTTTTGCCAAGGACTTTTTGCGTGCACGGAGCGTACGGGCAGAGGATTACGAGAATTATGTAGAACGTGCCTACAAGCTGGGCAGCAAAGGCGGAACCAATAACGAGCCGCCGGTCATGGAGGATGTTATACGTAAATATACCAAAGAAGAACCCAATGTACGCATCCCTACGTATATTATCTTTTTCAGTGACGGTGGTGTCAGCAGTAAGAGCAAAATCGCCAAGCTGATCATCGATAGTTCGCGCTATAATCTGTTCTGGCAGTTTGTCGGACTGGGTAATGCCAATTATGGTGTACTCCGGGAACTGGATGATCTGAAAGGCCGCTTTGTCGATAACGCGAATTTCTTTGAGCTGGACGATATTTCCAAAGTCAGCGACGAGGAACTATATGATCGACTGCTCAGCGAATTCCCGAGCTGGATCGAGGAAGCCAGACGCAAAAGTATTCTTGCCTGA
- a CDS encoding 2,3-butanediol dehydrogenase, whose product MQALRWHGVKDLRVDTIEEPTVQEGKVKIKVQWCGICGSDLHEYAAGPIFISKDSPHPLTNEKAPVVMGHEFSGQVVEVGEGVTKFKEGDRVVVEPIFACGKCTACRQGKYNLCEKMGFLGLAGGGGGFSEYVSADEHMVHKIPDSVSFEQGALVEPSAVALYAVRQSQFKVGDRAVVFGAGPIGLLVIEALRASGAAEIYAVELSEERRKTAESLGAIGLNPADVDVVKEIHRLTEGGADVAYEVTGVPVVLTQAIESTRLSGQIMIVSIFEKEAPIHPNLIVMQERNIAGIIGYRDVFPAVISLMNQGYFSPEKLVTKRIGLSEIVEQGFEALMKEKNQVKILVSPNK is encoded by the coding sequence ATGCAAGCATTACGTTGGCATGGTGTAAAAGACTTGAGAGTAGATACAATTGAAGAACCAACCGTACAGGAAGGCAAAGTAAAAATCAAAGTGCAATGGTGCGGCATTTGCGGTAGTGATCTGCATGAATACGCGGCAGGTCCTATTTTCATTTCCAAAGACTCCCCTCACCCATTGACTAATGAAAAAGCACCTGTTGTGATGGGACATGAGTTTTCCGGACAAGTTGTCGAAGTAGGCGAAGGCGTAACCAAATTCAAAGAAGGCGACCGCGTTGTTGTGGAGCCTATTTTTGCATGCGGTAAATGTACTGCATGTCGTCAGGGCAAATATAATCTCTGCGAGAAAATGGGCTTCCTCGGTCTGGCCGGCGGTGGCGGCGGATTCTCTGAATATGTATCCGCAGATGAACACATGGTACACAAAATTCCGGACAGTGTTTCCTTTGAACAGGGCGCCCTGGTTGAACCGTCTGCAGTCGCACTGTATGCTGTTCGTCAAAGCCAGTTCAAAGTCGGTGACCGCGCTGTCGTATTTGGTGCAGGTCCGATCGGTCTGCTCGTGATCGAAGCACTGCGTGCATCCGGTGCAGCCGAGATCTATGCAGTCGAATTGTCCGAGGAACGCCGCAAAACAGCGGAATCACTCGGTGCTATCGGCCTGAACCCGGCTGATGTCGATGTAGTCAAAGAAATTCACCGTCTGACTGAAGGCGGCGCGGACGTTGCCTACGAAGTTACCGGTGTACCGGTCGTACTGACTCAAGCAATTGAATCAACCAGGCTGAGCGGACAGATCATGATCGTCAGCATTTTTGAAAAAGAAGCTCCAATCCATCCGAACCTGATCGTTATGCAGGAACGCAATATCGCCGGTATTATCGGCTACCGTGATGTATTCCCTGCTGTAATCAGCCTGATGAATCAAGGCTACTTCTCTCCGGAGAAACTGGTAACCAAACGAATCGGCCTGAGCGAGATTGTTGAGCAAGGCTTTGAAGCACTGATGAAAGAGAAAAACCAGGTGAAAATCCTCGTTTCTCCAAACAAATAA
- a CDS encoding ABC transporter substrate-binding protein: MKKGFIGITLMLVLMLALAGCGTAGNTKTEGETTPAAGGAAASGPITIKHNHGETKLDKPAQRVVVLEWTFTEDLVALGVQPVGSADNKQYKIYVSPEAALDSSVADVGLRNEPNLEAIAALKPDLIISNFDSNKDIYDQLNTIAPTIEYNLNDGNGYDYDKMVEVFNSIATAVGKQDQAKKVLADLDQHYAEAKEKLAAADKADLHYVITQAFTSQNAASLRMFLDNSVVAGTLAKIGMINDWKSDKVENYGFSTVGIEALSKVQDSNFIYITQPDDDVFGAAMKGNSVWNGLNFVKEKRTYPLSGTTWTFGGPVSSKALVDQVVGVLTK; the protein is encoded by the coding sequence ATGAAAAAGGGGTTCATCGGAATTACACTTATGCTCGTTCTGATGCTTGCACTCGCAGGCTGCGGAACAGCTGGAAATACAAAAACCGAGGGAGAAACTACACCAGCTGCTGGTGGAGCAGCAGCATCCGGTCCGATAACGATCAAGCATAACCATGGCGAGACGAAACTCGACAAGCCGGCGCAGCGTGTAGTCGTTCTGGAATGGACATTTACCGAAGATCTGGTGGCTCTGGGTGTACAGCCAGTAGGTAGTGCGGACAATAAGCAGTACAAGATCTATGTAAGCCCGGAAGCTGCTCTGGACAGCAGTGTAGCCGATGTAGGTCTGCGTAATGAACCGAATCTGGAAGCGATTGCGGCACTGAAGCCGGACCTGATCATCTCCAACTTTGACAGCAATAAAGATATTTATGACCAGCTTAATACGATTGCACCAACGATTGAGTACAATCTGAATGACGGCAATGGTTATGACTATGACAAGATGGTTGAAGTGTTCAACAGTATTGCGACGGCGGTAGGCAAACAGGATCAGGCGAAAAAAGTACTGGCTGATCTGGATCAGCACTATGCCGAAGCCAAAGAAAAACTGGCTGCTGCCGACAAAGCGGATCTGCACTATGTGATCACTCAGGCGTTCACTTCCCAGAATGCAGCAAGTCTGCGCATGTTCCTGGACAATTCGGTTGTAGCAGGTACCCTGGCGAAGATCGGAATGATCAATGACTGGAAATCGGATAAAGTCGAAAATTATGGTTTCTCGACCGTAGGTATCGAGGCACTGTCCAAAGTACAGGACAGCAACTTTATCTATATCACCCAGCCGGATGATGATGTATTCGGAGCGGCAATGAAAGGCAATTCGGTCTGGAACGGACTGAACTTTGTTAAAGAAAAACGTACGTATCCACTGTCTGGAACTACTTGGACATTCGGTGGGCCTGTATCCTCCAAAGCACTGGTCGATCAGGTGGTTGGCGTACTGACGAAGTAA
- a CDS encoding DUF2625 family protein, translating into MSVLSAQELIDRDNHAWEEIVQLFGEGTNTYTIWPADRSEGEETLRCLQVSTRSYLGAIAYEAGGMCLDHGWITLLGAGHAQVYGNLRSWNGLEDQLPVKTLTGKLLVAYDAAGGFFALDTTDGQICYFAPDTLEWEATELTYSEWINWLAAGDLQQFYETFRWQNWKQQTEQLEVGQIFAYYPPLWTTEGGGESSSKQAVLVTEAWQLALEKS; encoded by the coding sequence ATGTCCGTATTATCTGCACAAGAATTAATTGACCGGGACAATCATGCCTGGGAAGAAATTGTACAGCTGTTTGGCGAAGGCACGAATACATATACCATATGGCCTGCCGACCGCAGCGAAGGAGAAGAGACCTTGCGTTGTCTTCAGGTGAGTACACGTTCCTATCTGGGCGCAATCGCTTATGAAGCTGGCGGTATGTGCCTGGATCATGGCTGGATTACACTGTTGGGTGCAGGACATGCACAAGTATACGGCAATCTTCGTTCATGGAATGGACTGGAGGATCAGCTGCCTGTGAAGACACTGACAGGCAAACTGCTGGTAGCCTATGATGCAGCAGGCGGATTTTTTGCGCTGGATACGACAGATGGACAGATTTGTTATTTTGCACCGGATACGCTGGAATGGGAAGCGACTGAACTGACATACTCGGAATGGATCAACTGGCTGGCAGCCGGTGATTTGCAGCAATTTTACGAGACATTCCGCTGGCAGAACTGGAAGCAGCAGACCGAGCAGCTGGAAGTGGGACAGATATTTGCCTACTACCCGCCGCTCTGGACAACCGAAGGCGGAGGAGAAAGCAGCAGCAAACAGGCAGTATTGGTAACAGAAGCCTGGCAGCTGGCTTTGGAGAAAAGCTGA
- a CDS encoding DUF4352 domain-containing protein gives MKKAISTLIACAIFGTLAAGSMNSDEPSSTSSSTSSSNTASAKKEGSTAPKQEKKEFYIGDGVSVGGFAVMVHTPEVKSSVGNQYLRQEANGEYWAVPISVINNDKEARMVTMAMFKLVSKDGRSYDSDATAVMYMDSQNKLLLDNINPGVQVDGYIVFDMPTGQKMSNYSMEVSDPFSFTRNNQVLIKLAKK, from the coding sequence ATGAAAAAAGCAATTTCAACACTAATCGCCTGCGCCATTTTTGGTACACTGGCAGCAGGAAGCATGAATAGCGATGAGCCTAGTTCGACCAGTAGTTCTACAAGCAGTTCCAATACAGCTTCTGCCAAAAAAGAAGGCAGCACAGCACCCAAGCAGGAAAAGAAAGAATTTTATATTGGAGATGGCGTTAGCGTAGGTGGATTTGCCGTAATGGTACATACACCAGAAGTCAAAAGCAGTGTAGGCAATCAATACCTGCGTCAGGAAGCCAATGGCGAATATTGGGCAGTCCCGATTTCTGTGATTAACAATGACAAAGAAGCGCGTATGGTTACTATGGCTATGTTCAAGCTGGTATCCAAGGATGGAAGATCCTATGATTCGGATGCTACAGCCGTAATGTACATGGATTCTCAAAACAAATTGCTGCTGGACAACATCAATCCAGGTGTTCAAGTAGATGGATATATTGTATTTGATATGCCAACAGGCCAGAAAATGTCCAATTATTCCATGGAAGTTAGTGATCCATTCAGCTTTACCCGTAATAACCAAGTATTGATCAAATTAGCCAAAAAATAA
- a CDS encoding DUF6138 family protein, which produces MDANIELLLEETWEQLESLSEREQKRISEFGRRSTLQAGIHDYIRIGYRKGKNNWTSGQMFIEIERPFSWSDSAYPWDTEVDIEAITDEMLLQEWLPALRKRLEPVFYEDHLGSQYYDYKLEVSLYIERALVEDTLQHTEYWTNESKQQALHLAMETFIRDKVESPPPLYPKELDLFFFSELLLNDDIWERRTDRIIELATQLDHKLKPILKLRAEWDRHLISALRTWANEQYLPLYFDATGSYAEPFRLKVDADSRPVNPQELELLLYAALCVGRQSADERQQYLEYAAQLGSDKAARYLKEGSGQVESSRKNDHIHGKANDILQLIEIKLLNEGSAAYQEAITYICDLLRQGFPREYKLKLGSKTKLFLPVKGLAKSPLHRLFAAAMQYPELYPLIADYAQLAMQEFAWYNDVEPGEKSVMPGTYAVLGLGLHSDAYFPLLIDYMKRVDTEHQMAHNSYIQTFIETHEVEPQLVPVLTAILLGSGQSARPVKALADRWNTPELILALDQQLTMLEDYQQEHLLYLIFGSTSKQKKFLQHASQLREQS; this is translated from the coding sequence ATGGACGCCAATATTGAATTATTACTGGAAGAAACCTGGGAGCAGCTGGAATCCCTCTCCGAGCGTGAGCAAAAGCGAATTAGCGAGTTCGGCCGACGCAGTACGCTTCAGGCAGGGATTCACGATTATATCCGTATCGGCTACCGCAAAGGTAAAAACAACTGGACCAGTGGCCAAATGTTTATCGAGATTGAAAGACCTTTTTCCTGGAGCGATTCGGCGTATCCATGGGACACGGAAGTGGATATCGAAGCGATCACCGACGAGATGCTGCTTCAGGAATGGCTGCCGGCTTTGCGTAAGCGGCTGGAGCCGGTCTTTTATGAAGATCATCTGGGATCACAGTATTATGATTACAAGCTGGAAGTTTCCTTATATATTGAACGCGCGCTCGTTGAGGATACGCTGCAGCATACCGAATACTGGACGAATGAGTCCAAGCAGCAAGCGCTGCATCTGGCAATGGAGACATTTATCCGGGATAAAGTAGAGAGTCCTCCGCCTCTGTATCCCAAAGAGCTGGACCTGTTCTTTTTCAGTGAACTGCTGTTGAATGATGATATCTGGGAGCGCCGTACCGACCGGATCATCGAGCTGGCCACGCAGCTGGACCACAAACTAAAGCCTATCCTTAAACTGCGTGCCGAATGGGATCGCCATCTAATCTCTGCGCTCCGTACATGGGCCAATGAACAGTACCTCCCTCTTTACTTTGATGCAACAGGCAGCTATGCCGAGCCATTCCGTCTGAAAGTGGATGCCGATTCCCGTCCGGTCAATCCACAGGAACTGGAACTGCTCCTCTATGCTGCGCTGTGCGTAGGAAGACAAAGTGCTGACGAACGGCAGCAGTATCTGGAATATGCTGCACAATTGGGCTCCGATAAAGCAGCCCGTTATCTCAAGGAAGGCAGCGGCCAGGTCGAGAGTTCCCGCAAAAATGACCATATCCATGGTAAAGCCAATGATATTTTACAGCTGATCGAGATCAAGCTATTGAATGAAGGTTCAGCAGCTTACCAGGAAGCCATCACCTACATTTGTGATCTGCTGCGCCAGGGATTCCCGCGCGAATACAAACTCAAGCTTGGCAGCAAAACCAAACTGTTTTTGCCTGTAAAAGGACTGGCCAAATCGCCGCTGCACCGCCTATTTGCTGCAGCTATGCAGTATCCTGAGCTGTATCCGCTTATCGCTGATTATGCACAGCTTGCGATGCAGGAGTTTGCCTGGTACAACGATGTAGAACCCGGCGAGAAGTCTGTTATGCCGGGAACGTATGCGGTATTGGGACTGGGGCTGCACAGTGATGCTTATTTCCCACTGCTGATCGACTACATGAAAAGGGTAGATACCGAGCATCAGATGGCTCATAACAGCTATATCCAGACTTTTATCGAGACTCATGAAGTGGAACCACAGCTGGTACCTGTTCTGACTGCGATCTTATTAGGTAGCGGTCAGTCCGCACGCCCGGTCAAAGCCCTCGCTGATCGCTGGAATACACCGGAGCTGATCCTTGCTTTGGATCAACAGCTCACTATGCTGGAGGACTATCAGCAGGAACATCTGCTGTATCTGATCTTTGGCAGCACAAGCAAGCAAAAGAAATTCCTGCAGCATGCCAGTCAGCTGAGAGAACAAAGCTAG
- a CDS encoding GNAT family N-acetyltransferase has product MEYKTATLEHLPAIVRLLAEDELGASRERFEDPLPEEYRTAFAKIQQQSGNSIVVAVHDEDVIGCLQLTIIPGLSRLGMTRGQIEGVRVDSRYRSQGIGEALLRHAIETAREMDCQLIQLTTDKSRKSAHHFYEKLGFVASHEGMKLAIDNYIS; this is encoded by the coding sequence ATGGAATATAAGACAGCTACTTTGGAACATTTGCCAGCAATAGTACGTTTACTAGCAGAAGATGAACTGGGAGCTTCGAGAGAGCGTTTTGAAGATCCGTTGCCGGAAGAATATCGGACAGCTTTTGCCAAAATCCAGCAACAGTCAGGCAACTCGATTGTCGTTGCTGTTCATGATGAGGATGTTATCGGATGTCTTCAACTGACGATCATCCCCGGTCTCTCCAGACTCGGGATGACACGCGGTCAAATCGAAGGCGTTCGTGTGGACAGCCGCTATCGCAGCCAGGGAATCGGAGAAGCATTACTGCGCCATGCTATTGAAACCGCTCGGGAAATGGATTGCCAGCTGATTCAGCTGACAACCGATAAGAGCAGGAAGAGCGCACATCATTTTTATGAAAAGCTTGGATTTGTCGCCAGTCATGAAGGGATGAAGCTTGCGATCGACAATTATATAAGTTGA
- a CDS encoding SMI1/KNR4 family protein, whose protein sequence is MNERYAWNSIFEYQFTKEEPASAATIREFRDSWNRSLTAEEIYEYSSRQTNPFPVSSPLHSQYKPLDPSTWRLPQQPLPDSYLQLLAYANGGEFQTGERNFAFFGTEDLREMNLVYEIPYYMAGAVSFGMDGGGNHYLFDMRAGRVNGEYPIVLASSGNLGFEDCMHAANSLLELCTGREALDG, encoded by the coding sequence ATGAATGAACGCTATGCTTGGAATTCGATATTTGAATACCAATTTACAAAAGAGGAACCGGCTTCTGCTGCAACTATCCGGGAATTCCGGGATAGCTGGAATCGCAGTCTCACCGCAGAAGAAATTTACGAATACAGCAGCAGACAGACCAATCCTTTCCCGGTGAGCTCTCCTTTGCATAGTCAGTACAAGCCGCTGGACCCTTCAACATGGCGTTTGCCGCAGCAACCGCTGCCGGACAGCTATCTTCAGCTGCTGGCTTATGCCAATGGCGGCGAGTTTCAGACCGGTGAACGTAATTTCGCGTTTTTTGGTACAGAAGATTTGCGAGAAATGAATCTGGTCTATGAAATACCTTATTATATGGCTGGAGCTGTTTCTTTTGGCATGGATGGTGGCGGGAATCATTATTTGTTCGATATGCGTGCCGGCCGGGTAAATGGGGAATATCCGATCGTTCTGGCAAGCTCCGGCAATCTGGGATTCGAAGACTGTATGCATGCAGCCAACTCCCTGCTGGAGCTGTGTACCGGACGTGAAGCACTGGATGGGTAA
- a CDS encoding DUF1697 domain-containing protein translates to MIYAALLRGINVGGNNKINMKLLKSTFEQAGMTRVTTYINSGNIIFASELSAPELSVQLEQAIAADFQRDIPVMVRSLPEMEAVIAAVPENWTNDEQMKSDVLFLWDDINNSSVLEQIPLKPEMGTLLYIPGALLVSVPRENVTRSGMNKLAASKLYRYMTIRNVNTTRQIYRLMLAAGEQEGT, encoded by the coding sequence ATGATTTATGCAGCTTTGCTTCGCGGCATTAATGTTGGCGGTAATAATAAAATCAATATGAAATTGCTCAAATCCACTTTTGAACAAGCCGGGATGACTCGGGTGACGACCTATATCAACTCGGGAAATATTATTTTCGCCAGTGAGCTGTCTGCGCCTGAATTGTCTGTACAGCTGGAGCAGGCGATAGCCGCCGATTTCCAGCGCGATATTCCGGTAATGGTACGTTCGCTGCCAGAAATGGAAGCTGTTATAGCTGCTGTGCCGGAGAACTGGACGAATGATGAACAGATGAAAAGCGATGTACTGTTTCTGTGGGACGATATCAATAACAGCTCTGTGCTGGAGCAGATACCGCTAAAGCCGGAGATGGGCACATTATTGTATATTCCCGGCGCCTTACTGGTATCTGTTCCCCGGGAAAATGTCACGCGAAGTGGCATGAACAAACTGGCTGCTTCCAAACTGTACCGGTACATGACGATACGCAATGTGAATACAACACGCCAGATTTACCGGCTGATGTTGGCAGCTGGTGAGCAGGAAGGGACTTGA